One Clarias gariepinus isolate MV-2021 ecotype Netherlands chromosome 18, CGAR_prim_01v2, whole genome shotgun sequence genomic window carries:
- the LOC128506267 gene encoding endonuclease domain-containing 1 protein-like, whose protein sequence is MKLLAVVLLLLPLSGCLAEVVKDFTQNCPLNRPQFFITVNNTVTPPTVFSDNNNKDRYKQICQTLNNKAEFATLYDTVNKIPVYSAYRFEGYEQCERKSGDWYIEPQLDYPHPGRRNMELERNTEIHPNQSLNGDYKISGFHRGHLAPVYQANSQSCAFATFTLTNAAPQNPSFNSGKWRVTERNMAKILIQYCTGLQVYVITGVVPGTTTMNNRVRVPSHFWTAFCCLNNNKAVHSSGYIGENRQDAIVERMRVNDLELKLTDLYTNQLPHTHRFILFGGTCYTENQKIVQDRRNLRPIRRHSKKNRKCQKGLSKVKTRREK, encoded by the exons ATGAAGCTCCTCGCTGTAGTTCTCCTTCTGCTTCCACTCTCAGGCTGTCTGGCTGAAGTCGTGAAAGATTTTACACAGAATTGTCCACTTAACCGTCCACAATTCTTCATTACGGTAAATAACACAGTAACTCCTCCCACCGTGtttagtgataataataataaggatcGCTATAAACAGATCTGTCAAACTCTAAATAATAAAGCTGAATTTGCAACACTGTACGACACGGTGAACAAGATCCCTGTTTACTCAGCATACAGGTTTGAAGGATATGAGCAATGTGAGAGAAAGTCGGGAGACTGGTACATTGAGCCCCAG CTGGATTATCCACACCCGGGAAGAAGAAACATGGAACTTGAAAGGAATACTGAAATACACCCGAATCAATCTCTGAATGGAGATTACAAAATCTCTGGATTCCACAGAGGGCACCTGGCTCCAGTTTACCAAGCCAACTCACAGAGCTGTGCTTTTGCCACCTTCACACTGACAAACGCTGCTCCTCAAAACCCATCATTCAACAGTGGGAAGTGGAGGGTGACAGAGAGGAACATGGCTAAAATACTGATTCAATATTGCACAGGTCTACAAGTGTATGTAATAACTGGGGTCGTCCCGGGTACCACTACCATGAATAACAGAGTACGGGTTCCCAGTCACTTCTGGACGGCATTCTGTtgccttaataataataaagctgtaCACTCAAGCGGTTATATTGGAGAAAATCGACAAGATGCTATAGTAGAGCGAATGCGTGTGAACGACCTTGAACTAAAATTAACAGATCTGTATACAAACCAACTTCCCCACACTCACAGATTCATTTTGTTTGGTGGAACGTGCTATACAGAAAACCAGaaaatagtacaagacagaAGAAACCTTCGCCCCATAAGAAGACACAGTAAGAAAAACCGTAAGTGTCAGAAAGGGTTAAGTAAGGTAAAAACGCGtagggaaaagtaa